The genomic segment GCTTTCTCTTTGCCGTGTCCACCGCGGCGTACCAGCGGCTGCAGCGGTCGGCAGAGTACCGGTGGCCTGCGCAGGAGCGCTTCGGGCGCCCCCCGGCCCGACAGTTCACGGGGCCGGGGGCGGAGTCGGTGGAGCTCGACGGGGTGCTGTACCCCCATCACGCCGGAGGCCGCATGGACCAGGT from the Thermodesulfobacteriota bacterium genome contains:
- a CDS encoding phage tail protein — translated: MADELWAESSPHVMLALGGFLFAVSTAAYQRLQRSAEYRWPAQERFGRPPARQFTGPGAESVELDGVLYPHHAGGRMDQV